One window of the Archangium primigenium genome contains the following:
- a CDS encoding ATP-binding domain-containing protein has product MEDIFGRTSDGRSAVELTEDVVLYKCYRNPREILVSAHAVGLGLYGKIVQMLPDKEHWKDIGYIVRKGELTEGVAVEIERPEENSLTSISSSNSIDEIIKVKVASNLTEEVDWVAASIADDVAQGLRPEEVLVICTDNRNTNAYLKAIGDRLIERGIGVHNFHADRYGLADFTKEGYVTLSTAYKAKGNEAYMVYITGIDANFAAPDVRSRNTVFAALTRAKAWVRISGVGDFAAKFANEIATSKQNFPFLRFTYPSKEQLTIMKRDLETGGSRRREIDRALDLLESQLSEEEIEELVKARILSREKARTSPK; this is encoded by the coding sequence ATGGAAGACATTTTCGGTAGGACATCAGATGGGCGGTCGGCTGTTGAGTTGACCGAGGATGTTGTCCTTTACAAGTGCTACCGGAATCCGCGCGAAATTCTGGTCAGTGCACACGCAGTCGGACTTGGGCTGTATGGAAAGATCGTTCAGATGCTTCCCGATAAGGAGCATTGGAAAGATATTGGCTATATTGTCCGCAAGGGAGAATTGACCGAGGGTGTAGCGGTAGAGATCGAAAGGCCAGAAGAAAACTCCCTTACCTCGATCTCTAGTTCTAATTCTATAGATGAAATCATAAAGGTAAAGGTCGCAAGTAACCTCACCGAGGAAGTGGACTGGGTTGCCGCATCTATTGCCGACGATGTTGCGCAGGGGCTTCGGCCGGAAGAGGTTTTGGTGATTTGTACCGATAACCGGAACACCAATGCCTACCTTAAAGCGATTGGGGATCGGCTCATCGAACGTGGCATTGGAGTTCACAATTTTCACGCGGATCGCTACGGATTGGCTGACTTCACCAAAGAAGGGTATGTCACTCTGTCCACGGCTTACAAGGCAAAGGGGAACGAGGCATACATGGTTTACATCACGGGAATTGATGCAAACTTTGCCGCTCCCGATGTTCGCAGCCGGAATACGGTATTTGCGGCGCTCACGCGCGCGAAAGCCTGGGTTCGCATTTCAGGGGTGGGCGATTTCGCAGCAAAGTTCGCAAACGAAATCGCAACCTCTAAACAGAATTTTCCCTTCCTGCGCTTCACGTACCCAAGTAAGGAGCAACTGACCATTATGAAGCGAGACTTGGAGACTGGGGGCTCGCGCCGTCGTGAAATCGACCGCGCGCTCGATCTTCTGGAGTCTCAGCTTTCTGAGGAGGAGATCGAGGAGCTTGTCAAAGCCAGAATCCTCAGCAGAGAGAAGGCACGGACTTCTCCCAAGTAA
- a CDS encoding terpene synthase family protein → MTVLTAVTPAPPVPPFVLDTRYQRIDSLIETLKRRDSVAYDLQIDGSRHRIEWPVDFSAYQVIASTTPVSLGLATRGDFPELERLRPHLLRGGFDLLTYYTCSTRSVRYLQNSQDRMDWFFALDAFVDGQELSPEQRTDVVRDLCAWLEDRGHQSQTRWVNTLNAMLRVILEDLETDGIDTSRLIQDTRGYFEGFLLEFDPTVTLPRYLENRALTIGMRPEVEFCFAYSGLTLSPEERIVGERMKELAAHLVALQNDALSQSKEEAQEQGHLNLKAYFPEPRPYAEALNGLYRTRYDALRALRPGRPGPLEVLWNICAQWVCGSLVWHLTTPRYDLGQFELLA, encoded by the coding sequence ATGACTGTCTTGACGGCCGTAACCCCCGCGCCCCCGGTGCCGCCCTTCGTCCTGGATACCCGGTACCAGCGGATCGACTCCCTCATCGAGACGCTCAAGCGGCGCGACTCGGTGGCGTATGACCTCCAGATCGACGGGTCGCGCCACCGCATCGAGTGGCCGGTGGACTTCTCCGCGTATCAGGTCATCGCGAGCACGACCCCGGTCTCCCTGGGGCTCGCCACGCGCGGAGACTTCCCGGAGCTCGAACGGCTGCGCCCCCACCTGCTGCGGGGTGGCTTCGACTTGTTGACCTACTACACGTGCAGCACCCGCTCCGTGCGCTACCTGCAGAACAGCCAGGATCGGATGGACTGGTTCTTCGCCCTGGATGCCTTCGTCGACGGCCAGGAGCTGAGCCCGGAGCAGCGCACGGACGTCGTGCGCGACCTGTGCGCCTGGCTCGAGGACCGCGGCCACCAGAGCCAGACGCGCTGGGTGAACACCCTCAACGCCATGCTGCGGGTCATCCTGGAGGACCTGGAGACGGATGGCATCGACACGTCGCGCCTCATCCAGGACACGCGCGGCTACTTCGAGGGCTTCCTGCTGGAGTTCGATCCGACGGTGACCCTGCCGCGCTACCTGGAGAACCGGGCCCTGACGATCGGGATGCGGCCCGAGGTCGAGTTCTGCTTCGCCTATTCCGGCCTGACGCTGTCCCCCGAGGAGCGGATCGTGGGCGAGCGGATGAAGGAGCTCGCGGCCCACCTCGTGGCGCTGCAGAACGACGCCCTGTCCCAGTCCAAGGAGGAAGCCCAGGAGCAGGGCCACCTGAACCTCAAGGCCTACTTCCCCGAGCCCCGGCCCTACGCGGAGGCGCTGAATGGCCTGTACCGGACCCGCTACGACGCCCTGCGCGCCCTGCGGCCGGGACGCCCCGGTCCGCTCGAGGTGCTCTGGAACATCTGCGCCCAGTGGGTGTGCGGCAGCCTGGTGTGGCACCTCACCACGCCCCGCTACGACCTGGGGCAGTTCGAGCTCCTCGCGTAG
- a CDS encoding DEAD/DEAH box helicase, with protein sequence MELNLNRNRLALDPATRALVDYLKANANRLNLDKALIYHEFPIFRDAEGELVTSRLFLVSPTHGVVVFGTSNATRVAEHDLGNVERELDEVFNSIFSRLLRNKALRKGKREIVCPAEAAIFAPFLDGQPITDEVSESELIRSDDELDLYLQDISVSPLDATTFTELVATVEGAKGLVRPQKRESDEANPNSKGAQVGRLEAEISSFDRKQKTAYMSEVTGAQRIRGLAGSGKTVILAMKAALTHLRFPDATILYTFYTKSLYQHVKRLITRFYRQFNDVDPDWGKVRVLHAWGGSNYAGVYSDACKAFGQRTLTFSDATRQRPGDEFGFICAELLASKSVHPLYDYAFIDEGQDFPASFLQLCRALTQGSIDMTSEVMSN encoded by the coding sequence ATGGAACTGAACCTCAATCGGAATCGGTTGGCTCTCGACCCTGCAACCAGGGCTCTCGTCGATTACCTCAAGGCGAATGCAAACCGCCTGAATCTCGACAAGGCGCTCATCTATCACGAATTCCCTATTTTCCGGGATGCCGAAGGAGAGCTTGTCACCTCGCGACTGTTCCTCGTCTCGCCAACCCACGGGGTAGTCGTCTTCGGGACTTCGAACGCTACGCGTGTCGCGGAGCATGACCTTGGGAATGTCGAGCGCGAACTGGATGAGGTTTTCAACTCCATCTTCTCTCGGCTTCTGAGGAACAAGGCGCTGCGCAAGGGCAAGCGTGAGATCGTATGCCCTGCGGAAGCTGCGATTTTCGCTCCGTTCCTTGACGGTCAGCCGATTACGGACGAAGTCTCGGAGTCAGAACTAATCAGGTCTGATGACGAACTGGACTTGTATTTGCAAGACATCTCTGTGTCGCCGCTGGATGCAACCACCTTCACAGAACTTGTCGCTACGGTGGAGGGTGCAAAAGGTCTCGTCCGTCCGCAGAAGCGAGAGAGCGACGAAGCCAACCCCAATTCGAAGGGCGCACAGGTTGGGAGACTAGAAGCAGAGATCTCAAGCTTCGACAGAAAGCAGAAGACCGCTTACATGTCGGAGGTAACTGGTGCGCAGCGGATCAGAGGTCTCGCTGGCTCGGGAAAGACTGTGATTCTCGCCATGAAGGCGGCTCTTACTCATCTGCGCTTTCCTGACGCGACTATTCTTTATACTTTCTACACGAAGAGCCTTTACCAACACGTTAAGCGGCTTATCACGCGCTTCTACCGTCAGTTCAATGACGTGGACCCCGACTGGGGGAAAGTTCGGGTTCTCCACGCGTGGGGAGGCTCTAACTATGCTGGAGTATATTCCGACGCTTGCAAAGCATTCGGGCAGAGGACCTTAACCTTCTCGGACGCAACACGACAGCGGCCCGGGGATGAATTTGGGTTCATTTGCGCGGAGTTGCTTGCGTCAAAGAGTGTTCACCCGCTGTATGATTACGCATTTATCGACGAGGGGCAGGACTTTCCTGCCTCTTTTCTTCAGTTGTGCCGCGCACTAACCCAAGGCTCGATTGACATGACCTCAGAAGTCATGTCCAACTGA
- a CDS encoding IS630 family transposase gives MDARRLVFLDESFCNTCMTREYGWAPVGERAVGLRPGGWWTSLTLIGAIRLDSRPKLMTHRGAVNGAVFLSFVRERLCPWLRPGDIVLMDNLGAHKVRGVRQAIAAVGACVVYLPTYSPDFNPIELWWADLKRHLRRLEPRALADLRQTVRRLRASTSLAKLSAWFRHCLSFPQLN, from the coding sequence GTGGATGCCCGTCGACTCGTCTTCCTGGACGAGTCCTTCTGCAACACCTGCATGACGCGCGAGTACGGCTGGGCCCCCGTGGGTGAGCGCGCCGTGGGTCTGCGTCCGGGCGGCTGGTGGACGAGCCTGACCCTGATAGGTGCCATCCGCCTGGACAGCCGCCCCAAGCTGATGACGCACCGCGGAGCCGTCAACGGTGCTGTCTTCCTGAGCTTCGTGCGTGAGCGGCTCTGCCCGTGGCTCAGGCCCGGAGACATCGTGCTGATGGACAACCTGGGCGCCCACAAGGTGCGGGGCGTACGCCAGGCCATCGCGGCCGTGGGCGCCTGCGTGGTGTACCTGCCCACCTACAGCCCTGACTTCAACCCCATCGAGCTGTGGTGGGCGGACCTCAAGCGGCATCTGCGCCGCCTTGAGCCTCGCGCTTTGGCTGACCTGCGCCAGACCGTGCGGCGGCTTCGCGCCTCAACTTCCCTCGCGAAGCTCTCCGCCTGGTTCCGCCACTGCCTTTCCTTCCCTCAGCTCAACTGA
- a CDS encoding helix-turn-helix domain-containing protein — protein sequence MSVGQATPEKLRQAIVRAFHEEDMSYARIAHLLGVAQATVSRVLRLHRETGDVTPRPRGGGNFSPLRGAVAEQLKRLVRERPGATVRELLRELKARTGVVTSRPSLQRALHRLGFSHKKSPSSPPSVTRPPTSGVVGLSPPCCASWMPVDSSSWTSPSATPA from the coding sequence ATGAGCGTCGGTCAGGCCACCCCGGAGAAGCTGAGGCAGGCGATTGTTCGGGCCTTCCACGAGGAGGACATGAGCTACGCGCGCATCGCCCACCTGCTGGGCGTAGCGCAAGCCACGGTCAGCCGAGTCCTTCGGCTGCATCGGGAGACGGGCGACGTCACGCCCCGGCCGCGAGGGGGTGGCAATTTCTCGCCTCTGCGAGGGGCGGTGGCCGAGCAACTCAAGCGCTTGGTGCGCGAGCGCCCGGGGGCCACCGTGCGGGAGTTGCTCCGCGAGCTGAAGGCGCGCACGGGCGTCGTCACCAGCCGCCCCTCGCTTCAGCGCGCCCTGCACCGGCTGGGTTTCTCACACAAAAAAAGTCCCTCGTCGCCACCGAGCGTGACGCGCCCCCCAACCTCTGGCGTCGTAGGATTATCGCCGCCCTGCTGTGCCTCGTGGATGCCCGTCGACTCGTCTTCCTGGACGAGTCCTTCTGCAACACCTGCATGA
- a CDS encoding DUF2290 domain-containing protein — MSPNDFGPQLVHPWKILGDLGLAAERIFEPKYPSGLPAQLRRLGYAGAYRFLVQEKLFDFQLIDGALFLFRAGVENGQELISFSYYEAPFAAPSYEEFLRENGLDQSDVGDAFMDDYEQVLAEAGLKSAVTPIRYDYDPSAYREGSHPASHLHIGHENDIRIGTDRIFTPLAFVAFVLRQSYCKKWLALIGASSSPPPGLARAVRDDLREVDKAFLRPLDKLEVFLR; from the coding sequence GTGAGCCCAAATGATTTCGGCCCTCAACTCGTCCATCCCTGGAAGATCCTTGGCGACCTGGGACTCGCTGCCGAACGCATTTTTGAACCTAAGTACCCCAGTGGGCTACCAGCTCAACTGCGTCGGCTCGGCTACGCGGGAGCGTACCGGTTCCTTGTTCAAGAGAAATTATTCGACTTCCAGCTAATTGATGGCGCTCTTTTCCTCTTCCGAGCAGGCGTAGAGAACGGTCAGGAGCTTATATCCTTCTCCTACTATGAGGCTCCTTTCGCAGCACCCTCATATGAAGAGTTTCTAAGGGAAAATGGATTGGACCAAAGTGATGTGGGCGACGCTTTCATGGATGACTATGAACAGGTCCTTGCTGAAGCAGGACTTAAGAGTGCCGTCACGCCTATTCGCTATGACTACGACCCTTCGGCGTATCGCGAAGGCAGTCACCCCGCCTCTCACCTCCATATCGGTCACGAAAACGACATTCGTATTGGTACGGACCGAATTTTTACCCCACTCGCCTTTGTCGCTTTCGTTCTGAGGCAGTCTTACTGCAAAAAATGGCTAGCCCTAATCGGAGCGAGTTCTTCTCCCCCCCCTGGGCTCGCGCGTGCAGTGCGGGATGATCTTCGTGAGGTCGACAAGGCGTTTCTTCGCCCCCTAGACAAGTTGGAGGTTTTCCTCCGCTAG
- a CDS encoding alpha/beta hydrolase family esterase: MRALLMLPPLCLLLSCDSPTRAPSGPAVLPEHTSCSGRPLGPGTHDRTLTHQERTRNYRLHVPPGYDPTRPTPVVLAFHGFGSNEKEMGVLTHLSEESDAQGFLVVYARGLAAADLGQEPDPSFGAAGAWNAGVCCGPARDAQVDDVGFVDTLLAELDTQVCLDTKRVYATGFSNGGFFSYRLACERSGQFAAIAPVAGVESATPCSPTRPVPVMHFHGSEDRTIEEQGGTAFFLTGPYPSVTDTVARWVARDGCTGEPRTTFQNGDSTCVSWESCAQGATVTRCGVQGGGHTWPGGPEIPGLGYTTKDLDATREMWRFFAAHPRP, translated from the coding sequence ATGCGCGCTCTCCTGATGCTCCCGCCGCTGTGCCTGCTCCTGTCCTGTGACTCCCCGACCCGCGCCCCCTCCGGTCCCGCGGTCCTGCCGGAGCACACCTCGTGTTCGGGCCGTCCCCTGGGCCCGGGAACCCATGACCGGACGCTCACCCACCAGGAGCGCACGCGGAACTACCGCCTCCACGTGCCGCCTGGCTATGACCCCACCCGGCCCACCCCGGTGGTGCTCGCCTTCCACGGCTTTGGCTCCAACGAGAAGGAGATGGGGGTCCTGACGCACCTGTCCGAGGAGTCCGATGCCCAGGGGTTCCTCGTGGTGTACGCGCGCGGGCTGGCGGCGGCGGATCTCGGCCAGGAGCCGGATCCGTCGTTCGGTGCGGCGGGCGCGTGGAACGCGGGGGTCTGCTGTGGTCCGGCCCGGGACGCCCAGGTGGATGACGTGGGCTTCGTGGACACGCTGCTGGCGGAGCTGGACACCCAGGTGTGTCTGGACACGAAGCGGGTCTACGCCACGGGATTCTCCAATGGCGGGTTCTTCTCCTACCGGCTCGCCTGCGAGCGCTCCGGGCAGTTCGCGGCCATCGCTCCCGTGGCGGGTGTGGAGAGCGCCACGCCGTGCTCGCCCACGCGCCCCGTGCCGGTCATGCACTTCCACGGCTCGGAGGATCGCACCATCGAGGAGCAGGGGGGCACGGCCTTCTTCCTCACGGGCCCCTACCCCTCCGTGACGGACACCGTGGCGCGCTGGGTGGCGCGCGATGGCTGCACCGGCGAGCCGCGCACCACCTTCCAGAACGGCGACAGCACCTGTGTCAGTTGGGAGTCGTGCGCCCAGGGGGCCACCGTCACCCGCTGCGGCGTCCAGGGCGGCGGCCACACCTGGCCCGGGGGCCCCGAGATTCCGGGGCTGGGCTACACCACGAAGGACCTGGATGCGACGCGTGAGATGTGGCGCTTCTTCGCCGCGCATCCCCGGCCCTGA
- a CDS encoding PadR family transcriptional regulator — translation MARESTCRFAILGMLCREPMSGYDLRSAIERSVGHFWQESYGNLYPTLERMAEEHLVELDPEASSRSGRVRKVYRVTTAGRSALAEWLRRPVLPHVERNELLLKLFFGAQVGPADSLAQVERGRAEAEGLLAALRLLDENVRQARSDDPEFAYRHLSIRAGLLGLEAHLRWCDEAREALQRLERTTVSTKKRGTR, via the coding sequence TTGGCGAGGGAGAGCACCTGTCGGTTCGCCATCCTGGGGATGCTGTGCCGGGAGCCGATGAGCGGATACGACCTGCGGAGCGCCATCGAGCGGTCGGTGGGGCACTTCTGGCAGGAGAGCTACGGCAACCTGTACCCGACGCTGGAGCGCATGGCGGAGGAGCACCTGGTCGAACTCGACCCGGAGGCGTCCTCGCGCAGCGGGCGGGTCCGCAAGGTGTACCGGGTGACGACGGCGGGGCGGTCGGCGCTCGCGGAGTGGCTGCGGCGGCCGGTGCTCCCCCATGTCGAGCGCAACGAGCTGCTGCTCAAGCTCTTCTTCGGGGCCCAGGTGGGACCCGCGGACTCCCTCGCCCAGGTGGAGCGCGGGCGCGCCGAGGCGGAGGGGCTGCTCGCGGCGCTGCGCCTGCTCGACGAGAACGTCCGCCAGGCCCGGAGCGACGATCCGGAGTTCGCCTACCGGCACCTGTCCATTCGCGCGGGGCTGCTCGGGCTGGAGGCGCACCTGCGCTGGTGTGACGAGGCGCGCGAGGCGCTCCAGCGGCTCGAGCGGACGACGGTGTCGACGAAGAAGAGGGGCACACGATGA
- a CDS encoding GMC family oxidoreductase — protein sequence MKIEQGHFDYVIVGAGTAGCVVARRLVEGSDARVLLIEAGGSDEGIASISHPARWLENIGAAHDWSYAYESSPHVDNRALFLSRGKVLGGSGSTNGMIWARGNRADYDGWAAAGNAGWDFDSVLPLFKKSEDWEGGASAFRGAGGPIRIERARQLNPVAAALIDACGTYGMPYLEDVNVPHPEGVGPINMNVREGTRCGTARAFLQPVRGHANLTVLTGAQVVSLTLSGTRCTGLELLMDGERQVLHASREVILCAGTIDTPRLLMLSGIGPAEDLRRLGIPVAAALAGVGQNLQEHVILAGLCFEAKQPLPPPHHNLVDSTFFWKSRASLPVPDLMFVPVQLPYVSAEIAAQYPVPPHSFCLAPGLVHVQSRGHVRMKTARHDGPLEIQPHLLAEQADVEALVAGLELGLDIASQPAFREIAHRWVAPPKRLSREEAVAFVRRGSSPYFHPVGTCAMGSGEEAVVDARLRVHGLEGLRIADASIMPTIPSAGTLAPTVMIAEFASRQLLATHAG from the coding sequence ATGAAGATTGAGCAGGGACACTTCGATTACGTGATCGTGGGCGCGGGGACCGCTGGGTGTGTGGTCGCGCGGCGTCTGGTGGAAGGTTCGGACGCGCGGGTCCTCCTGATCGAGGCGGGAGGATCGGACGAGGGGATCGCGAGCATCTCGCACCCCGCCCGGTGGTTGGAGAACATCGGCGCGGCGCACGACTGGTCCTACGCGTACGAGTCGAGTCCCCACGTGGACAACCGCGCCCTCTTCCTGTCACGCGGCAAGGTGCTGGGCGGCTCGGGCAGCACCAACGGCATGATCTGGGCCCGGGGCAATCGGGCCGACTATGACGGCTGGGCGGCGGCGGGCAACGCGGGTTGGGACTTCGACTCCGTGTTGCCCCTGTTCAAGAAGTCGGAGGACTGGGAAGGGGGCGCCAGTGCGTTTCGCGGCGCGGGCGGCCCCATCCGCATCGAGCGCGCCCGACAGCTCAACCCCGTGGCCGCCGCGCTCATCGACGCGTGCGGCACCTACGGCATGCCGTACCTGGAGGACGTGAACGTCCCCCACCCCGAGGGCGTGGGCCCCATCAACATGAACGTGCGCGAGGGCACCCGCTGCGGCACCGCACGCGCCTTCCTGCAACCCGTGCGGGGCCATGCGAACCTGACGGTCCTCACGGGGGCCCAGGTGGTCTCCCTGACGCTGTCCGGCACGCGCTGCACCGGGCTCGAGCTCCTGATGGACGGCGAGCGCCAGGTCCTCCACGCCTCCCGGGAAGTCATCCTGTGCGCCGGGACGATCGACACCCCTCGGCTCCTGATGTTGTCGGGCATCGGCCCGGCGGAGGACCTGCGACGGCTCGGCATTCCGGTCGCCGCCGCGCTCGCGGGGGTGGGCCAGAACCTCCAGGAGCACGTCATCCTCGCGGGGCTCTGCTTCGAGGCGAAGCAGCCCCTGCCGCCCCCGCACCACAACCTGGTGGACAGCACCTTCTTCTGGAAGAGCCGCGCGAGCCTCCCGGTGCCGGACCTGATGTTCGTGCCCGTGCAGCTGCCCTATGTGTCCGCGGAGATCGCCGCCCAATACCCGGTGCCCCCCCATTCCTTCTGCCTCGCGCCGGGCCTCGTCCATGTCCAGAGCCGGGGACATGTGCGCATGAAGACGGCCCGGCACGACGGGCCGCTGGAGATCCAACCCCACCTCCTGGCCGAGCAGGCCGACGTCGAGGCCCTGGTGGCCGGCCTCGAGCTCGGGCTCGACATCGCCTCGCAGCCCGCGTTCCGGGAGATCGCCCACCGCTGGGTCGCCCCGCCGAAACGGTTGAGCCGGGAGGAGGCGGTGGCCTTCGTGCGCCGCGGCAGCTCGCCCTACTTCCACCCCGTGGGCACCTGCGCGATGGGCTCTGGCGAGGAGGCGGTGGTGGATGCCCGGCTGCGGGTACACGGCCTCGAGGGCCTGCGCATCGCGGACGCGTCGATCATGCCCACCATCCCCTCGGCGGGAACGCTCGCACCCACCGTGATGATCGCGGAGTTCGCCTCACGGCAGCTCCTCGCGACCCACGCGGGCTGA
- a CDS encoding FG-GAP-like repeat-containing protein, with protein sequence MKTMAMKWMTRATRGAWALVGSAGLALTSASAVAAPPVLRLMPVGDSITFGVGSPTHSSYRRPLVDLLANQSRFSVTYVGSQASGNLPDLANEGHSGYIIDEIRAGIDGWMTGARPDVVLLHLGINDFNRGVDTANASARLRVLIDRIFANKPGITVLVMGLIPTTVGREAQAATFNSQVKAMESGLRQAGKKFRYVQPPALTAAELPDKLHPNDAGYARMAQAFHDVLNQAFTDGWVAGGRALNAGTESGTGKVRWADFDGDGRMDYFTLSSSGAVSVFLNRGGDGRGGWQSLGQVAPGVTSDGNRVRFADFDGDGKADYLTLSASGAVQVYLNRGGDIPGGGGWLPLGQVAPGTTSDASRVRFADHDGDGKADYLTLSASGAVQVYLNRGGDIAGGGGWLPLGQVAPGTTSDASRVRFADLDGDRRADYIMLDAKGAVLTYLNRGGDGYGGYLGLGLTAPGVTANASLVSFADFTGDGNADYVVGNASTNAASVYGWAGGDNNGGVNYGGWIPLGQVAGGVSVP encoded by the coding sequence ATGAAGACAATGGCCATGAAGTGGATGACGCGGGCAACCCGAGGCGCCTGGGCCCTGGTGGGGAGCGCGGGGCTGGCACTGACGTCCGCGAGCGCCGTGGCGGCGCCGCCCGTGCTGCGGCTGATGCCCGTCGGGGACTCGATCACCTTTGGCGTGGGCAGCCCGACCCATTCGTCGTACCGGCGCCCCCTGGTGGACCTGCTGGCCAACCAGTCCCGGTTCTCGGTGACCTACGTGGGCTCGCAGGCCTCCGGCAACCTGCCGGACCTCGCCAACGAGGGGCACAGCGGCTACATCATCGATGAGATCCGCGCCGGCATCGACGGCTGGATGACGGGGGCCCGGCCGGACGTCGTCCTGTTGCACCTGGGCATCAATGACTTCAATCGCGGAGTCGATACCGCGAACGCGTCCGCCCGGCTGCGGGTGCTGATCGATCGCATCTTCGCCAACAAGCCCGGCATCACCGTGCTGGTGATGGGCCTCATTCCGACCACCGTCGGCCGCGAGGCGCAGGCCGCCACGTTCAACAGCCAGGTGAAGGCCATGGAGAGCGGTCTGCGGCAGGCGGGCAAGAAGTTCCGCTATGTCCAGCCGCCCGCGCTCACCGCCGCCGAGCTTCCCGACAAGCTCCACCCCAACGACGCGGGCTATGCGCGCATGGCCCAGGCCTTCCATGACGTGCTCAACCAGGCGTTCACGGACGGCTGGGTGGCGGGAGGCCGCGCCCTGAACGCGGGCACCGAGTCCGGCACCGGCAAGGTGCGCTGGGCGGACTTCGACGGCGATGGCCGGATGGACTACTTCACGCTCTCGAGCAGCGGCGCGGTGTCCGTCTTCCTCAACCGGGGAGGCGACGGGCGCGGGGGCTGGCAGTCCCTGGGCCAGGTGGCCCCGGGCGTCACCTCCGATGGCAACCGCGTGCGCTTCGCCGACTTCGACGGGGACGGCAAGGCGGACTACCTGACCCTCTCGGCCAGCGGCGCGGTCCAGGTGTATTTGAATCGCGGAGGTGACATTCCCGGGGGCGGGGGGTGGCTGCCTTTGGGCCAGGTGGCGCCCGGCACCACCTCCGATGCCAGCCGCGTGCGCTTCGCCGACCATGACGGGGATGGCAAGGCGGACTACCTGACCCTCTCGGCCAGCGGCGCGGTCCAGGTGTATTTGAATCGTGGGGGCGACATTGCCGGGGGCGGAGGTTGGCTGCCTTTGGGCCAGGTGGCGCCTGGCACCACCTCCGATGCCAGCCGCGTGCGCTTCGCCGACCTCGATGGTGACCGGCGGGCCGACTACATCATGCTGGACGCCAAGGGCGCCGTGCTGACCTACCTCAACCGCGGAGGCGATGGGTACGGCGGCTATCTCGGGCTCGGCCTGACGGCGCCGGGGGTGACCGCGAATGCCAGCCTGGTGTCGTTCGCGGACTTCACGGGCGATGGCAACGCCGACTACGTCGTGGGCAACGCGTCCACGAACGCCGCCTCCGTCTACGGCTGGGCGGGAGGCGACAACAATGGGGGCGTCAACTACGGCGGCTGGATCCCCCTGGGTCAGGTCGCCGGCGGTGTCTCCGTGCCCTGA